A genomic window from Leptospira andrefontaineae includes:
- a CDS encoding S8 family serine peptidase, whose translation MKNKILVSLAVFFFASIGYLFAEKEDDSIPIFSKLLKPLSGISNKDNTKKNEKKPFRSSQVIIKFRERAGDSVKSYAVDTFQGKVVNNLDDSGISQVELREGQSVEEAISEYSSHPDIEYVQPNYIYHANVAPTDTLYSQLWGLNNTGQTIATATYAPSSGPANNPGTSGDDMRMENAWAITTNCSNTIVAVVDSGVNYNHQDLNANMWSSNSCVSDKGVSLGTCTNGWDYIGNDSNPMDLNGHGTHVAGTIGAAADGTGTVGVCWTAKIMAVRVLDQSGSGDTATIIKGINFAVKNGAKVLNLSLGGPSYDSAMRSAMASAGQKYDALFVVAAGNESNDLSVKNSYPCEYGDANILCVAALDQKFQLASFSNYDTSKKNVDIGAPGTNIRSSWAGLEATSNLPFTSWSTSGGSGTNWTATTCFSFPVLLLSNSCNFAFTGVGAGYYAYSYSQADVAFPISVNADAVTAVMSLYLDTEAGYDGINIYANGNSSLYYNSNVITTLSGETNGKLISNLEIPAPNCVGSTNCYIGLEFIADQTVNRAGVAFTAFRVTTLDVGTTNQYNTINGTSMATPHVTGMAALLRSYNPKFTYKDTITAILAGGTTVSNLQSNTKSGKAANADGAMRNLEAPKDLTVDVP comes from the coding sequence ATGAAAAATAAAATATTAGTTTCTTTAGCGGTTTTCTTTTTCGCATCAATCGGTTATTTGTTTGCGGAGAAAGAAGATGATTCGATCCCAATCTTTTCTAAATTATTAAAACCTCTTTCCGGTATTAGTAATAAGGATAATACAAAAAAGAATGAGAAGAAACCATTTAGATCCTCGCAAGTAATCATAAAATTTAGAGAAAGAGCGGGAGATTCGGTTAAATCTTATGCAGTCGATACTTTCCAAGGAAAAGTTGTAAACAACTTAGACGATAGTGGAATCTCTCAGGTAGAACTTAGGGAAGGTCAATCTGTAGAAGAAGCAATTTCGGAATATTCTTCTCATCCTGATATTGAATATGTTCAGCCAAATTATATCTATCATGCGAATGTTGCTCCTACGGATACACTTTATTCTCAATTATGGGGACTGAACAATACAGGCCAAACGATTGCTACTGCTACTTATGCTCCTAGTAGTGGTCCTGCAAACAATCCGGGAACCAGCGGTGACGACATGAGAATGGAAAACGCTTGGGCTATCACGACTAATTGTTCTAATACTATCGTAGCGGTTGTTGATTCTGGGGTGAATTATAATCACCAAGATTTAAACGCAAATATGTGGAGCTCCAATTCTTGTGTTTCCGACAAGGGAGTGTCTTTAGGGACTTGTACAAACGGTTGGGATTATATAGGCAATGATTCAAATCCTATGGATTTGAATGGGCATGGTACTCATGTTGCAGGCACGATTGGAGCTGCAGCAGACGGAACAGGTACTGTTGGAGTTTGTTGGACTGCAAAGATTATGGCGGTCCGAGTTTTGGACCAATCCGGTTCCGGAGATACTGCCACCATTATTAAGGGAATCAATTTTGCAGTGAAGAACGGAGCGAAGGTTTTAAATTTGAGCTTAGGTGGTCCAAGCTATGATTCTGCAATGCGCTCTGCGATGGCTAGCGCCGGCCAAAAATACGATGCGTTGTTTGTGGTTGCAGCAGGAAATGAAAGCAATGATTTGAGCGTTAAGAATTCGTATCCTTGCGAATATGGTGACGCAAATATTCTTTGTGTAGCTGCCCTAGATCAGAAATTCCAATTAGCTAGCTTTTCAAACTATGATACTTCTAAAAAGAATGTGGATATCGGTGCTCCAGGTACAAATATCAGAAGTTCATGGGCAGGTTTAGAAGCTACTTCCAATCTTCCATTTACAAGTTGGTCTACTAGTGGCGGAAGCGGAACCAATTGGACTGCAACTACTTGTTTTAGTTTTCCAGTTTTATTATTATCGAATAGCTGTAATTTTGCATTCACTGGAGTTGGTGCCGGTTATTATGCGTATTCCTATTCACAAGCAGATGTAGCTTTTCCGATCAGTGTGAATGCAGATGCAGTAACTGCTGTAATGAGTTTATATTTAGATACGGAAGCAGGTTATGACGGTATTAATATTTACGCGAATGGAAATTCTTCTCTATACTATAATTCGAATGTTATTACTACTCTTTCCGGCGAAACGAATGGAAAACTAATTTCAAATTTAGAAATTCCAGCGCCTAATTGTGTAGGATCAACGAATTGCTACATAGGGCTTGAGTTTATTGCAGATCAAACTGTGAATCGTGCCGGGGTTGCTTTTACAGCATTTAGAGTGACTACATTAGATGTAGGAACTACTAATCAATACAATACGATCAACGGGACATCTATGGCAACTCCGCATGTAACCGGAATGGCTGCCCTATTGAGATCTTATAATCCGAAGTTTACTTACAAGGATACGATTACTGCGATTTTAGCAGGTGGAACTACAGTAAGCAATTTACAGTCCAATACAAAATCCGGAAAGGCTGCGAACGCAGACGGAGCGATGCGCAATTTAGAGGCACCTAAGGATCTAACGGTAGATGTACCTTAA
- a CDS encoding glucose 1-dehydrogenase: protein MLEGKTAVITGSARGIGKTIAKMFLERGANIILSDLEDSNCKEAADELAKLNPEGVFWKTCDVTSKNQNKELAEFAIEKTGNLDIWINNAGIVQDDLLLRMSEEKWEKVHSVNLKAAFFGIQIAAKFMLKKSSGRIVNIGSVSGFYGNAGQANYSSAKAGLFALTKSAARELASRNITVNCVASGFINNRFAEHVPEEIRNSILDSIPLKIKRNPEEAVASAVAFLSSEEADWITGATLRVDGGMLIGF, encoded by the coding sequence ATGTTAGAAGGTAAAACTGCGGTAATTACAGGATCGGCCAGAGGAATTGGGAAAACGATCGCAAAGATGTTTTTGGAAAGAGGGGCCAATATCATTCTTTCGGACCTAGAGGATTCCAATTGTAAGGAAGCAGCAGACGAATTGGCAAAACTCAATCCGGAAGGAGTGTTTTGGAAAACCTGCGATGTTACTTCTAAAAACCAAAACAAGGAATTGGCGGAATTCGCAATTGAGAAAACAGGGAACTTGGATATTTGGATCAATAATGCCGGAATAGTTCAAGATGATCTTCTCTTAAGAATGTCTGAAGAAAAATGGGAGAAGGTACATTCAGTAAATTTAAAAGCTGCCTTCTTCGGTATACAAATTGCGGCAAAGTTTATGCTAAAGAAAAGTTCGGGTAGGATCGTAAACATCGGATCAGTTTCCGGATTTTATGGCAATGCGGGGCAGGCAAATTATTCTTCTGCAAAAGCTGGGCTATTTGCTCTTACAAAATCTGCAGCCAGAGAACTTGCTTCTAGAAATATCACCGTGAACTGTGTTGCCTCCGGTTTTATCAACAACCGATTTGCCGAACATGTTCCGGAAGAAATTAGAAATTCTATCTTGGATTCTATTCCCTTGAAGATCAAAAGAAATCCGGAAGAAGCAGTTGCATCTGCTGTTGCCTTTCTTTCTTCCGAGGAAGCGGATTGGATTACGGGAGCAACTCTTAGAGTGGATGGGGGAATGTTGATCGGTTTTTAG
- a CDS encoding MarR family winged helix-turn-helix transcriptional regulator, with amino-acid sequence MKPEYVIHLLSRTRDRIQKHLSEEFLKQGIKDLVPAHGGVLFVLGKEGPLTMSELAKLLDRTNSTVTALLDKMEEFGYIKRSKPYEDERVTSAELTEKGKQTLEKVQRASKATLTKLSQNLEQGEKEEFMRILTKIHSNFDL; translated from the coding sequence ATGAAGCCTGAATATGTAATTCATCTATTATCCAGGACCAGGGATCGGATCCAAAAACATTTGTCCGAAGAATTCCTAAAACAAGGTATCAAAGATTTGGTCCCTGCTCACGGAGGTGTACTTTTTGTATTGGGTAAAGAAGGTCCTCTTACAATGAGTGAATTAGCCAAGCTACTGGACAGGACCAATTCTACAGTAACCGCCCTTTTGGATAAGATGGAAGAATTTGGCTATATTAAAAGATCCAAACCTTACGAAGACGAAAGAGTAACTTCTGCAGAATTAACTGAGAAAGGAAAACAAACTCTGGAGAAAGTACAAAGAGCCTCAAAGGCGACGCTCACAAAACTCAGTCAGAATTTGGAGCAAGGGGAAAAAGAAGAATTCATGCGAATTTTAACTAAGATCCATTCGAATTTCGATCTATGA
- a CDS encoding choice-of-anchor D domain-containing protein: MKRSTTFFLKSILTLVILFSFVNCPKGGGKGPLLLPPGETAETPSPDPTIRVYRGSGTVTSVPDSSTENLGSVKITESSTARVFTIQNNGELALNLTSTPIVAKTGAEAAQFTVDQSGTDNVLDPGETTEFTVTFSPSGSTGTKSAQLQIASNDPNTPTFILNLSGTANPAPAPDIQVKRGSTTFTSGSSVHTFTSVQENTSGTAVSFTINNIGDATLNLSTITLTGANSNQYSLDVTGTSSTVAASGSTTFSVTFAPTSTGTKTATITIPSDDAGTPNYTFGLSGTATPTPVPEINVQRVTGSVNIADGSGSFDFGSQVENVAGSAVQFRIQNLGTASLSLSGTPIVDITGTNSDQFEVTVQPSSTSVASSGNATFSVRFVPTSTGAKTASISIANDDSDENPYNFTITGTGTPTPVPEINLKQASTSIASSGTYSGISDTRIGTTSSTTTFTVENTGTATLNLTGSPRVVVGGTDSSLFSVASQPSATVSASGTSTFTVTFSPTSIGTKNATLTIANNDSDESSYVINLSANGVEPSAPCFDISTGTKVSNDATFGSIFESSNISLTTGTAFPTALFYADQASAGSSSLMYAYYYATAAESTGFYGRDGIGTTAISGMWPYGRNTSEFLYKEFGSGSLSFSPSTSVTALVALDSFTSFATANASYKVVRSCSPSLLEEQSFTSTTGTTSSSGLSKVWTYRKKMKVNLIFVQGTYPTYTVAGVQEAVDRMTTIYGQNSVKIDLQFSATSISAAEFQDISDLSDDTGTVSGSLTKLYVSNPGSAQAADSLNIYITASESEVGGVLGIASGIPGLPGVTGTKKAGMIVFLEAHRTSGTAGSTLSAGDLTFMGDTIAHEAGHFLGLFHTNERGGYDSSVVSSVANWPFGVYNKDAMSDTPFCSKSNDSNTDGMVSISECSGTGFTNSGASNLMFWAGDGVTSQTQLTGEQGWLLRLNPLAY; the protein is encoded by the coding sequence ATGAAACGGTCTACGACATTTTTTCTCAAGAGTATCCTAACTCTTGTTATTCTTTTCTCCTTTGTAAATTGTCCGAAGGGTGGAGGAAAGGGGCCTTTGCTTTTGCCGCCTGGTGAAACTGCAGAAACTCCTAGTCCAGATCCCACCATTCGAGTTTATAGAGGAAGTGGTACAGTAACTTCGGTCCCAGATAGTTCTACCGAAAATTTAGGAAGTGTAAAAATTACGGAAAGTAGTACTGCCCGAGTTTTTACGATCCAAAATAACGGTGAGTTAGCTTTAAATCTAACAAGCACTCCTATCGTTGCGAAAACGGGAGCAGAAGCTGCACAATTTACTGTGGATCAGTCGGGTACTGATAATGTTTTGGATCCTGGAGAAACTACTGAGTTCACTGTAACTTTTTCTCCATCTGGATCAACCGGCACTAAATCGGCTCAGTTGCAAATAGCATCTAATGATCCGAATACACCTACATTTATTTTGAATTTGAGTGGTACTGCAAATCCTGCACCTGCACCTGATATCCAAGTAAAAAGGGGATCTACTACTTTTACCAGCGGATCTAGCGTTCATACTTTTACAAGTGTTCAAGAGAATACGTCGGGAACTGCAGTATCTTTTACGATTAACAATATCGGGGATGCTACTTTAAATTTAAGTACGATTACTTTAACTGGAGCAAATTCGAATCAGTATAGCTTAGATGTAACCGGAACAAGCAGCACCGTTGCAGCTTCTGGATCTACAACATTCTCAGTTACATTCGCCCCTACTTCTACCGGAACTAAAACTGCTACGATTACTATCCCAAGTGATGATGCAGGAACTCCAAATTATACTTTCGGTCTTTCCGGAACCGCAACTCCAACACCTGTTCCTGAAATAAATGTTCAGAGAGTCACCGGTTCTGTAAATATTGCTGATGGAAGTGGATCTTTCGACTTCGGAAGCCAAGTAGAGAATGTTGCCGGTTCTGCAGTCCAATTCAGGATCCAGAACTTAGGAACTGCCTCTTTAAGCTTGTCCGGAACTCCGATCGTTGACATCACCGGAACAAATTCAGATCAGTTTGAAGTTACTGTGCAACCTAGCAGCACAAGTGTAGCTAGCTCTGGAAATGCTACCTTCTCGGTTCGATTTGTTCCAACTTCTACCGGTGCAAAAACTGCTTCTATTTCGATAGCGAATGACGATTCAGACGAGAATCCGTATAACTTTACAATCACAGGTACTGGAACTCCAACACCTGTTCCGGAAATTAATTTGAAGCAAGCTTCTACAAGTATCGCAAGTTCTGGAACTTATTCAGGTATTTCTGATACAAGAATTGGAACAACCAGTTCAACTACTACGTTTACGGTAGAAAACACTGGAACTGCAACTTTGAATTTGACCGGTAGCCCACGCGTAGTTGTGGGAGGAACTGATTCTTCTCTGTTTAGTGTTGCTTCTCAACCTTCTGCTACTGTTTCAGCAAGTGGAACATCTACTTTCACAGTTACATTCTCTCCTACTTCAATAGGAACGAAGAATGCAACTTTAACGATCGCAAATAATGATTCGGATGAAAGTAGTTATGTGATCAATTTGTCTGCGAACGGAGTCGAGCCAAGCGCTCCTTGTTTCGATATTAGTACAGGAACAAAAGTCTCCAATGACGCAACTTTCGGAAGTATTTTTGAAAGTTCAAATATTTCACTGACTACAGGAACAGCCTTCCCGACAGCTCTATTCTATGCTGATCAAGCAAGTGCCGGATCTAGTAGTTTGATGTATGCGTACTACTATGCAACTGCTGCAGAAAGCACAGGTTTTTATGGTAGAGATGGAATTGGAACAACAGCGATAAGCGGTATGTGGCCTTATGGTCGAAATACTTCTGAATTCTTATATAAAGAATTCGGATCAGGTTCTCTATCATTCTCACCAAGTACTAGTGTAACAGCGTTAGTTGCTCTGGACTCGTTTACAAGTTTTGCAACTGCAAACGCGAGTTATAAAGTAGTCCGTAGCTGTAGTCCTTCTCTACTGGAAGAGCAATCCTTCACTTCCACTACTGGAACTACAAGTTCAAGCGGGCTTTCTAAAGTTTGGACATATCGTAAGAAGATGAAAGTAAACTTGATCTTCGTTCAAGGAACTTACCCAACTTATACAGTTGCGGGAGTTCAAGAAGCCGTAGACAGAATGACTACGATATATGGGCAGAATTCGGTTAAGATAGATCTGCAATTCTCTGCAACTTCTATCAGTGCAGCTGAATTCCAGGATATATCTGATCTGAGTGATGATACTGGAACTGTATCTGGGTCTCTCACCAAACTTTATGTTTCTAACCCTGGAAGTGCGCAAGCGGCGGACAGTCTAAATATCTATATCACTGCAAGTGAAAGTGAAGTAGGTGGAGTATTAGGTATTGCATCTGGAATTCCTGGTCTTCCTGGCGTGACTGGAACGAAGAAAGCCGGTATGATCGTATTCTTGGAGGCGCATAGAACTTCTGGAACAGCAGGATCAACCCTTTCTGCAGGAGATCTAACGTTTATGGGAGATACTATTGCTCACGAAGCCGGGCATTTCCTTGGATTGTTCCACACAAATGAAAGAGGTGGATATGATAGTTCCGTTGTTTCTTCGGTAGCCAATTGGCCGTTCGGAGTTTACAATAAGGATGCTATGTCCGACACTCCATTCTGTAGCAAGTCGAATGATTCAAATACAGATGGAATGGTATCTATCAGTGAGTGTAGCGGTACTGGTTTCACTAATTCCGGAGCATCAAATCTAATGTTCTGGGCAGGGGACGGAGTTACATCTCAGACACAACTTACAGGCGAACAAGGTTGGCTATTGCGGCTTAACCCGTTGGCTTATTAA
- the lsa26 gene encoding surface adhesion protein Lsa26: protein MTLRKYSVFLYISVLLSQTPAFALGTYSEGWTIAKLTQFESRGIVYESYEGVIEVLTFDPAEECDETRDECYMPVRKKANISVRPENADVVNFLMKNLNQTILVQFNIHRIQPIALSSSIEVVNAQYQENIIPHSTPVKDPSGRITVWVQAHDTSHPIEKMATNKTGGKRNFSVTGRIVSLEYKGTVVGTYEGLYMDESRGRIHPFSITSEEMAEFAWKAMKYTGKYYLGVSVAYVTGVRESHYDIFEINFREPAGSQERPKK, encoded by the coding sequence ATGACCCTCAGAAAATATTCCGTCTTCCTCTATATTTCGGTCTTATTGTCCCAAACACCTGCGTTTGCCTTGGGAACCTATTCAGAGGGCTGGACAATTGCTAAACTGACCCAATTCGAGAGCCGAGGGATTGTATACGAGTCCTATGAAGGCGTGATAGAAGTCTTAACATTCGATCCAGCGGAAGAATGTGATGAAACCAGAGACGAATGTTACATGCCTGTGCGAAAAAAGGCGAATATTAGTGTTCGTCCTGAAAACGCTGACGTAGTGAATTTTTTGATGAAAAATCTGAACCAAACGATATTGGTTCAATTCAATATCCACAGGATCCAACCTATTGCACTTTCTAGTAGCATAGAAGTTGTCAACGCACAATATCAAGAAAACATAATACCTCATAGTACTCCTGTGAAAGATCCAAGCGGAAGGATTACCGTATGGGTCCAAGCTCATGATACTTCTCATCCGATCGAAAAGATGGCGACCAATAAGACAGGTGGAAAAAGAAACTTCTCAGTAACGGGAAGGATCGTAAGTTTAGAATACAAAGGTACAGTTGTAGGAACTTATGAAGGCCTTTATATGGATGAGTCTAGGGGAAGGATACATCCATTTTCAATCACTTCCGAAGAAATGGCCGAATTCGCCTGGAAGGCTATGAAGTATACAGGCAAATATTATCTAGGTGTCTCTGTGGCATACGTAACGGGTGTCAGAGAATCACATTATGATATATTCGAGATCAATTTCAGAGAACCTGCAGGATCTCAGGAAAGACCTAAAAAATAA
- a CDS encoding choice-of-anchor D domain-containing protein → MKLFPISSSSGIKGLHVSDSAGNRYSSGSTLSLGSVLISSSSANTLKVENDGNFTVTLTGNPDAVSKSGVHASQYVIDSQPSSTSLADGDSSSFQISFQPNSAGVKSAYLIINSDDPNIGTYILYLKGSGTEAPAPSIQVSEGSFNFIPNAQTNFYATSGETSSKAITVKNSGDQDLVISNISLSGPNAVLFSQTGSPVTISSKKTYTFTISFSPGSVATFSASLSIDSNDPNIASYTIGLAGVGTSVSAPQISVMYSDNNNISRDITSGTGFSYSFGSVFPGVISSSKTITIRNLGNSNLDLSGTPVASSGSDPGEFIVTQPSVTSLSPNSSATFLIKFNPTSLGSKSATVTLSTSNGKGGSPSSSVLDVSGAGGRRDIIVTWAHSKEHAVHIASGAYRVCYKKGSDFSTEAEATCDPDVMYAGDPYTSNYKTITVSSSGTWYIRVKSFSQFNPTGSVFSKAIQAKVTSPGY, encoded by the coding sequence ATGAAATTATTTCCAATTTCTTCTTCTTCCGGTATCAAGGGCTTGCATGTCTCCGATTCGGCAGGCAATAGATATTCTTCTGGTTCTACACTTTCCTTAGGTTCCGTTTTAATTAGTTCTTCATCTGCGAATACTTTGAAGGTTGAGAATGATGGAAATTTTACCGTTACTCTTACCGGTAATCCGGATGCGGTCTCTAAAAGTGGGGTCCATGCTTCTCAATATGTAATCGATTCACAGCCTTCGAGCACAAGTCTGGCAGATGGAGATTCTAGCTCATTTCAGATCAGTTTTCAACCTAACTCTGCCGGTGTAAAGTCGGCCTACCTGATTATTAATTCGGACGATCCGAATATTGGTACTTATATTCTTTATTTAAAAGGATCTGGCACCGAAGCACCTGCTCCTTCTATCCAGGTTTCCGAAGGCAGTTTTAATTTTATTCCGAATGCACAGACGAACTTTTACGCTACTTCTGGAGAGACTTCTTCTAAGGCCATTACAGTTAAAAATAGTGGAGATCAAGATTTAGTAATTTCTAATATTTCCTTAAGTGGACCGAATGCAGTTTTATTTAGTCAAACCGGTTCTCCGGTTACGATTTCTTCCAAAAAAACCTATACGTTTACGATTTCTTTCAGCCCAGGTTCCGTCGCTACATTTTCAGCTTCCCTATCAATCGATAGCAATGATCCGAATATTGCAAGTTATACCATTGGTCTTGCCGGAGTAGGAACTTCCGTAAGTGCGCCGCAAATTTCAGTAATGTATTCGGATAATAATAATATCTCTAGAGATATTACGAGTGGCACTGGATTTTCTTATTCTTTCGGAAGTGTTTTTCCCGGAGTAATATCTTCCAGCAAAACGATTACGATTCGTAATTTAGGAAATTCTAATTTAGATCTTTCAGGCACTCCAGTGGCTTCAAGCGGTTCAGATCCGGGGGAATTTATTGTAACCCAACCTTCTGTCACGAGTCTTTCTCCGAATTCTTCTGCTACCTTCTTGATCAAGTTTAACCCTACAAGTCTTGGCTCCAAGTCTGCTACTGTTACTTTAAGTACCAGCAATGGTAAAGGAGGAAGTCCCTCTAGTTCCGTTTTAGATGTTTCCGGAGCCGGGGGAAGAAGGGATATTATCGTAACCTGGGCACATTCTAAGGAACATGCAGTTCATATTGCCTCAGGTGCTTACAGAGTTTGTTATAAAAAAGGTTCTGATTTTAGTACAGAAGCCGAGGCTACCTGCGATCCGGATGTGATGTATGCAGGAGACCCTTATACTTCTAATTATAAAACGATTACAGTAAGTTCTTCGGGAACTTGGTATATTCGAGTGAAGTCCTTTTCCCAATTTAATCCAACTGGTTCGGTATTTTCCAAAGCGATCCAGGCAAAGGTAACATCTCCGGGTTATTAA